A region from the Thermanaeromonas toyohensis ToBE genome encodes:
- the sfsA gene encoding DNA/RNA nuclease SfsA — protein MSLSLPSNLYPATFIERISRFLVRAKMGEREVLAFLADPGRLKELLQPGAEIYLTPRAGPDRRTTFDVVLVRYDSVLVSVDSRLPNRIFALAVETGELPEFTGYSIVRPEVRVGGSRLDFLLEGEEQLPCYVEVKSVTLVVEGEARFPDAPTIRGARHLEELAKLKAQGCRAAVVFLIQREDALRFAPNEDTDPCFAASLRRVVTQGVEIVAYRCRVDLKTVRIMGPVEVTL, from the coding sequence ATGTCCTTAAGCCTCCCCTCGAACTTATATCCAGCAACTTTTATCGAACGTATCAGTCGGTTTTTAGTGCGGGCGAAAATGGGAGAGCGAGAAGTTTTAGCCTTTTTAGCTGATCCAGGAAGGCTTAAGGAGCTTTTACAGCCGGGGGCTGAAATTTACTTAACCCCTAGGGCTGGCCCGGATCGGCGGACCACCTTCGATGTGGTCCTGGTGCGCTATGATAGCGTACTGGTGTCTGTGGATAGTCGACTACCCAACCGTATCTTTGCTTTAGCCGTGGAGACCGGCGAGCTTCCGGAGTTTACTGGATACAGCATAGTAAGGCCCGAGGTAAGGGTTGGTGGAAGCAGGCTAGATTTTTTGTTAGAAGGAGAGGAGCAGCTGCCCTGCTACGTAGAAGTAAAGTCTGTAACCCTGGTGGTGGAGGGTGAAGCCCGCTTCCCGGATGCTCCAACTATACGGGGTGCCCGTCACTTAGAAGAGCTGGCTAAACTTAAAGCCCAAGGATGCCGGGCAGCGGTAGTATTTCTAATCCAACGGGAGGACGCCCTTCGTTTTGCTCCCAATGAAGATACAGATCCCTGCTTTGCTGCAAGCTTAAGGCGGGTGGTCACCCAGGGGGTAGAGATAGTGGCCTACCGGTGCCGGGTGGATTTGAAGACAGTAAGGATAATGGGCCCGGTAGAGGTAACGCTTTGA
- a CDS encoding CCA tRNA nucleotidyltransferase, whose amino-acid sequence MPTKIMLPNFVYQAVKTLQEKGYAAWVVGGALRDYWLGLEAKDWDIATNAFPEEVMSLFERAIPTGLKFGTVTVMIEGHALEITTFRQEKDYTLKRKPGQVNFGVSLEEDFKRRDFTVNALAYDPVAQKWYDPYQVIPKLKCKLLEIKAVGNPIERFEEDPLRMLRAFYLMSRAGAVGAKIYWDKATLKAISSSLGKILRVSAERIREELTKILLGPNPDQCLRKMQQVGLLEVILPEVSRNQGVIQGNQSYKLDVFEHILAVVREISPSPHLRWTALLHDIGKFACRKEEEKNIHFYGHEKVSVELARLVLERLKFSREFREKVLHLISHHLFSYPTTPAGLRRFLRRVGPEAVEDLLELRRADILGTDPQADLSPLEEFSQRLKKIQQESLAFSLKNLAINGYDVMEHLNLSPGPAVGKALNYLLEKVLEDPSLNTREALLGELKRWATTHLQQK is encoded by the coding sequence TTGCCTACCAAAATAATGCTTCCTAATTTTGTATATCAAGCTGTTAAAACTTTACAAGAAAAAGGTTATGCCGCCTGGGTGGTAGGTGGGGCCCTTAGAGATTATTGGCTGGGGCTTGAAGCCAAGGATTGGGATATCGCTACTAACGCCTTTCCAGAAGAAGTAATGAGCCTTTTTGAAAGGGCTATTCCTACTGGTCTTAAATTTGGAACCGTTACTGTAATGATAGAGGGTCATGCCCTGGAGATTACCACCTTCCGCCAGGAAAAGGACTATACGTTAAAAAGAAAACCTGGTCAAGTAAACTTTGGGGTTTCCCTAGAAGAGGATTTTAAACGCCGCGATTTTACTGTAAATGCTCTAGCCTACGATCCGGTAGCCCAAAAATGGTATGATCCTTACCAGGTCATACCTAAGCTTAAGTGTAAACTTCTAGAAATAAAAGCAGTAGGCAATCCTATAGAGCGCTTTGAAGAAGACCCTTTGAGGATGTTACGCGCTTTTTACCTTATGAGTCGCGCAGGAGCCGTGGGAGCCAAAATCTACTGGGATAAAGCCACATTAAAAGCTATATCTTCCAGCCTGGGAAAAATCCTTCGCGTTTCAGCAGAGCGTATACGGGAAGAACTCACCAAAATTTTACTAGGACCCAATCCCGACCAGTGCTTAAGAAAAATGCAACAAGTAGGCTTACTAGAAGTGATATTACCCGAGGTTAGCCGGAATCAGGGGGTTATCCAGGGAAATCAAAGTTATAAATTGGATGTATTTGAGCATATTCTAGCGGTAGTCCGGGAAATTTCCCCCTCTCCCCACTTGCGGTGGACGGCTTTGCTTCACGATATAGGAAAGTTTGCCTGCCGGAAGGAGGAAGAAAAAAATATACATTTCTATGGGCACGAAAAGGTAAGTGTAGAGCTGGCAAGACTTGTTTTGGAGCGTCTTAAGTTTAGCCGGGAGTTTAGGGAGAAAGTCCTCCACCTTATTAGCCACCACCTCTTTTCTTATCCCACCACCCCAGCCGGACTACGACGTTTCTTGCGCCGCGTAGGCCCAGAAGCGGTAGAGGATCTCCTGGAACTGAGACGGGCCGATATCTTAGGGACTGATCCTCAGGCTGATCTTTCACCCTTGGAGGAATTCTCCCAGCGCTTAAAAAAGATCCAGCAAGAAAGTTTAGCCTTTAGCCTTAAAAATCTCGCCATTAATGGTTACGACGTTATGGAACACTTAAACCTCTCCCCCGGCCCAGCGGTGGGTAAAGCCTTAAATTACCTACTGGAAAAGGTCCTGGAAGACCCCTCCCTTAACACCCGGGAAGCCCTCCTGGGTGAACTGAAAAGATGGGCTACTACCCACCTTCAGCAAAAGTAA
- a CDS encoding DUF134 domain-containing protein, with amino-acid sequence MPRPPKCRRVAFIPGITYFQPAGIPLEQVEEVVLALEELEAIRLKDLEGLEQEDCAARMHVSRPTFARILNAARAKVAEALVSGKAIKVEGGCYQLVGRICCPQCGRRWEPEEDSLEFCPHCGNRGSIRGAGAPRRCRRRHGWQEGEDTS; translated from the coding sequence GTGCCGAGACCACCTAAATGTCGGCGTGTGGCTTTCATTCCGGGTATTACCTATTTTCAACCAGCTGGTATCCCTCTAGAACAGGTAGAAGAAGTTGTCCTGGCGTTAGAAGAATTGGAAGCTATCCGCTTAAAAGATCTAGAAGGATTAGAACAAGAAGACTGCGCTGCTAGGATGCATGTTTCCCGCCCCACCTTTGCCCGGATTTTAAATGCAGCCCGGGCCAAGGTTGCGGAAGCTTTAGTTAGCGGGAAGGCTATTAAGGTAGAGGGGGGTTGCTACCAGCTGGTGGGAAGAATATGCTGTCCCCAATGTGGCAGGAGATGGGAGCCAGAAGAGGATAGCTTAGAGTTTTGTCCCCACTGTGGAAATAGGGGCTCAATAAGGGGGGCAGGAGCTCCGCGAAGGTGCCGTAGGCGGCATGGATGGCAGGAAGGGGAGGATACTTCATAA
- the cobN gene encoding cobaltochelatase subunit CobN, with protein MGFKICFYTAIEGELGVLSRAVLKVQQDYGQIVEVRAFSHRGEGGESTRQICQLACGVDLIIVHLMGGPDSLPGLQDLVQLARGNNLPLAVVPSVGDDSQLLLSLSNMEPEDYRQVRLYIAYGGEENLKNLLLWAASRYGGVEVVAAEPRPLPWEGFYHPDYPDPERAAAYLKEKLKENRPVIGILFYQSSWVAGNTAFIDELVRQIEKRNGVALPVFLYATRNDELGSHGLAWVLENYFMQDGLPVVDVVVNTLMFSQTMATPTFSRVGEKGLYERLGVPLIKAIVSLTPYEEWEKSQQGLGPLDVVISVALPEFDGNLISVPIATREESGEDPLTGAVLTRYVPIPQRINKVASLALRWAWLRRKPNRDKRVAIILHNYPPRNDRIGCAFGLDTPASVHRLLVAMRAAGYRVEDLPPDGAALMERILSGLTNERGWLDPRELDQRAEARVEAETYQEWFNSFPDPARKRLSRDWGEPPGEVFTYQGHLLIPGILLGNVFIGIQPPRGFLEDPATIYHSPDLAPPHHYLAYYRWLRDVFQADMVFHIGKHGSLEWLPGKGIGLSEACFPDLAIGDLPHVYPYIINNPGEGTQAKRRTHACIIDHLPPIMTRAETYDELAEIEILVKEYHTAKTLDYSKLPTLRNLIWQKVEAAKLEYDLGLKREEAEANWESFLERLHSYLYEVKDSLIRDGLHILGQPPQGKALVEMLLSLTRFPNGELPSLRERLASLKGYDFRKLLEQPGYFDPQKGRTYAEVLDEIEELSRKFIEGLSDSGFNKEALSRITEELLGCQDEEIERLGIYICSSLVPALKATEQEIGNCIRALEGGFIPPGPSGAPTRGMADILPTGRNFYSLDPQAIPTRAAWEVGKKLAEALLERYLKEMGAYPQSVGMVIWATSTMRTGGEDIAQALYLLGVRPVWEEKSGRIKGLAVIPLEELGRPRVDVVIRASGLFRDAFLNVIHLLDRAVEMVAGLNEPEDMNFVAAHVQAEVAAQIAAGVEEERAWEQALWRIFSDAPGTYGAGVSTLIAAKNWKDVRDLGEVYITWGGYAYSRRAYGQEAKETFRRRLITVEATIKNEDTREIDMFDSDDFYSYHGGMVAAVKAVKGVAPISFSGDSSDPRRVRVRTLEEETRHIFRSRVLNPKWIESMKRHGYKGAADFASLVEVSFGWDATAEVLDDWLYEALAQKYALDPDMQEWFKKVNPWALQTITAQLLEAIERGMWQARSDMVTALKELYLEIEGELEAKTEGQSTLEISSLPVGTSREGKW; from the coding sequence ATGGGGTTTAAAATATGCTTTTATACAGCCATTGAAGGGGAATTAGGTGTTTTAAGCCGGGCTGTCCTAAAGGTACAGCAGGATTATGGCCAGATAGTAGAAGTTAGGGCTTTTTCTCACCGGGGAGAAGGTGGAGAGTCGACCAGGCAAATTTGTCAATTAGCCTGTGGTGTTGATCTCATTATTGTGCACCTCATGGGGGGGCCAGATTCCCTGCCCGGGCTTCAAGATCTGGTACAACTAGCCAGGGGGAATAACCTTCCCTTGGCTGTAGTACCTTCCGTGGGAGACGACAGCCAACTTCTTCTTTCTTTAAGCAATATGGAACCTGAGGATTACCGCCAGGTGCGACTTTATATCGCTTATGGTGGGGAAGAAAACCTTAAAAACCTTCTTCTTTGGGCGGCTAGCCGTTATGGTGGCGTAGAAGTGGTGGCAGCCGAACCCCGTCCCCTACCGTGGGAGGGTTTTTACCATCCGGACTACCCGGATCCAGAGAGGGCGGCCGCTTACCTAAAGGAGAAACTTAAAGAAAATAGGCCAGTAATAGGGATTCTTTTCTACCAGAGTTCTTGGGTAGCGGGTAATACAGCCTTTATCGATGAACTCGTTCGGCAAATAGAAAAACGGAATGGAGTGGCTCTTCCAGTCTTCCTTTACGCCACCAGAAATGATGAATTAGGTAGCCACGGCTTGGCCTGGGTACTAGAAAATTATTTCATGCAGGACGGCCTTCCAGTAGTAGATGTAGTGGTCAATACCCTCATGTTTTCCCAGACCATGGCTACACCTACTTTTAGCCGGGTAGGAGAAAAAGGGTTATACGAGCGGCTGGGCGTGCCCCTGATTAAAGCTATCGTTTCCTTAACACCTTATGAGGAGTGGGAAAAAAGCCAGCAGGGCCTGGGTCCCCTAGACGTAGTTATTAGCGTGGCTTTACCTGAGTTTGACGGGAACCTAATCAGCGTGCCTATAGCTACCCGGGAAGAGAGCGGGGAGGATCCTTTAACTGGGGCTGTCCTTACTAGGTATGTACCCATCCCCCAGCGGATAAATAAAGTGGCCTCCCTGGCCTTGCGCTGGGCCTGGCTCCGGCGCAAACCCAACCGGGATAAAAGGGTGGCTATTATCCTCCATAATTACCCACCGCGCAACGACCGGATAGGTTGCGCCTTTGGTCTAGATACTCCAGCCAGCGTGCACCGTCTGCTGGTAGCCATGCGGGCGGCCGGTTACCGGGTGGAGGACTTACCGCCGGATGGAGCAGCCCTTATGGAGAGGATTTTGTCCGGGTTGACCAATGAGCGGGGCTGGCTGGACCCGCGAGAACTGGACCAGCGAGCAGAGGCCCGGGTGGAAGCGGAAACCTACCAGGAGTGGTTTAATAGTTTCCCGGATCCTGCCCGAAAGCGTTTAAGCCGGGATTGGGGAGAGCCGCCAGGTGAGGTTTTTACCTATCAAGGCCACCTCCTTATCCCAGGCATTCTCTTAGGAAATGTTTTTATAGGCATCCAGCCACCCCGGGGGTTTTTGGAGGACCCAGCTACCATTTATCACAGCCCGGATCTGGCTCCCCCTCACCATTACCTGGCCTATTATCGCTGGCTGCGGGACGTATTTCAGGCGGATATGGTTTTTCATATTGGGAAACACGGTTCTCTGGAATGGTTGCCAGGGAAAGGGATAGGTTTGTCTGAAGCTTGCTTCCCCGACCTAGCCATAGGCGACCTGCCCCATGTCTATCCCTATATTATCAACAACCCTGGTGAAGGTACCCAGGCTAAAAGGCGGACCCATGCTTGTATCATTGACCATCTTCCGCCTATCATGACGCGGGCTGAAACCTATGATGAATTGGCTGAAATAGAAATACTGGTAAAGGAATACCACACGGCCAAAACCTTAGATTATAGCAAGCTTCCTACCCTCCGAAACTTGATCTGGCAAAAGGTAGAAGCTGCTAAACTGGAGTATGACTTAGGCCTTAAGAGGGAAGAGGCAGAAGCTAACTGGGAAAGCTTTCTGGAACGCCTTCACTCCTACCTTTATGAGGTTAAAGATAGCCTTATCAGGGATGGTCTCCATATTCTAGGACAACCACCTCAAGGTAAGGCTCTGGTGGAAATGCTTCTTTCTTTAACGCGCTTTCCCAACGGTGAACTTCCTTCCTTACGGGAGCGACTAGCTTCTTTAAAGGGGTACGATTTTAGAAAACTTCTTGAACAGCCCGGATACTTTGACCCTCAAAAGGGACGTACTTATGCAGAGGTCCTAGACGAAATAGAGGAGCTGAGTCGGAAGTTTATTGAAGGCTTATCAGATTCCGGTTTTAATAAGGAAGCCCTCTCCCGGATTACAGAAGAGTTATTGGGTTGCCAGGATGAAGAGATAGAACGTTTAGGCATTTATATTTGTTCTAGCCTGGTGCCAGCCCTAAAAGCCACGGAGCAAGAAATCGGTAATTGTATAAGGGCTCTGGAAGGAGGCTTTATCCCTCCCGGCCCTTCCGGCGCTCCTACCCGCGGTATGGCGGATATTCTTCCTACAGGGCGCAACTTCTATTCCCTAGACCCCCAGGCCATACCCACACGTGCGGCTTGGGAAGTGGGGAAGAAGTTGGCGGAGGCCTTGCTTGAACGTTATCTAAAGGAGATGGGGGCTTACCCCCAGAGTGTAGGTATGGTCATCTGGGCCACCAGCACCATGCGTACTGGCGGTGAGGATATAGCGCAGGCCCTATATTTATTGGGGGTACGGCCGGTATGGGAGGAAAAAAGCGGGCGGATAAAGGGCCTGGCTGTTATACCCTTGGAAGAACTGGGGCGTCCGAGGGTGGATGTAGTTATACGAGCTTCTGGCCTCTTCCGGGATGCTTTCTTAAACGTTATTCATCTGCTGGACCGGGCGGTGGAGATGGTAGCCGGGCTCAATGAGCCGGAGGATATGAATTTCGTTGCCGCCCATGTACAGGCTGAAGTGGCGGCCCAAATAGCAGCTGGAGTAGAAGAAGAACGAGCGTGGGAACAGGCTCTATGGCGCATTTTTAGCGATGCTCCTGGTACCTATGGAGCGGGCGTGAGCACATTGATTGCAGCCAAAAATTGGAAAGATGTTCGAGACTTAGGGGAAGTTTATATTACCTGGGGTGGATATGCTTACAGCCGCCGTGCATATGGCCAGGAAGCTAAAGAAACTTTCCGCCGTCGCCTCATAACGGTAGAAGCCACAATAAAAAATGAGGATACGCGGGAGATCGACATGTTTGACAGCGATGACTTCTATTCTTACCATGGCGGCATGGTGGCTGCAGTCAAAGCCGTAAAAGGAGTGGCTCCTATATCCTTTAGCGGTGACAGCAGTGACCCCAGGCGGGTACGGGTGCGCACTCTAGAGGAGGAAACAAGGCATATCTTCCGTTCTCGGGTACTAAATCCCAAATGGATAGAAAGCATGAAGCGTCACGGGTACAAGGGTGCTGCGGATTTCGCTTCTTTGGTAGAAGTTTCCTTTGGTTGGGATGCTACAGCGGAAGTCTTAGATGACTGGCTTTATGAAGCCTTAGCTCAAAAGTATGCCCTGGACCCAGATATGCAAGAATGGTTTAAAAAAGTTAACCCTTGGGCGCTCCAGACCATCACGGCCCAGCTTTTGGAAGCTATCGAACGCGGAATGTGGCAGGCTCGATCTGATATGGTGACGGCCTTAAAAGAACTGTACCTGGAGATAGAAGGAGAACTAGAGGCTAAAACAGAAGGACAATCTACATTAGAGATATCCAGTTTGCCAGTAGGTACCAGTAGAGAAGGAAAATGGTAA
- a CDS encoding radical SAM/SPASM domain-containing protein codes for MEEIKLLILRVTDACNLYCSYCYARGGESKKNMSWEVAKQAVDYVAARASSFKIQFSGGEPLLNFSLIKKIISYVREQGLKATFQLQTNGTLLTPGLVRELKRLGLSLGVSLDGMPEVNDSLRPFVGGRGSTLATIQGLRNLAAEGIKVGLTVVLTRRSTEELPRLVELCAYLGNIYGLSLDLVRPLGRAQDNEILPPDEELLRQKLRATLRRAQEISSLGGPVIRFREVERIKYLLTHGYRRLYYCYGTTGQSLAILPDGSVYPCASLSELPDFYLGNIMDPHFSLLQAVKGKPWWQRKVENMEGCRDCPDKLLCGGGCLARAYAYTGRVDRPYRGDCVLRKVFIEWALLSAQR; via the coding sequence ATGGAAGAGATCAAATTGTTGATCTTGCGCGTTACCGATGCCTGCAATTTATACTGTAGTTACTGTTATGCCCGGGGAGGAGAAAGCAAGAAAAATATGTCCTGGGAAGTGGCTAAACAGGCCGTAGATTATGTGGCTGCTAGGGCTTCCTCATTTAAGATCCAATTTTCGGGTGGTGAACCCTTGCTCAATTTTTCCCTTATTAAAAAAATAATCTCTTATGTTAGGGAGCAAGGCCTAAAAGCTACTTTCCAGCTTCAGACCAATGGAACTTTACTTACCCCAGGCCTTGTTCGGGAGTTAAAAAGGTTGGGCCTCTCCTTAGGTGTAAGTCTTGACGGTATGCCAGAAGTAAATGATTCTTTGCGACCCTTTGTAGGAGGCCGGGGTTCTACCTTGGCTACTATTCAGGGTTTAAGAAATTTGGCTGCCGAAGGGATTAAAGTAGGCCTCACCGTTGTTTTAACCAGAAGGAGTACAGAAGAGCTTCCTAGGCTAGTGGAATTATGTGCTTATCTGGGGAATATTTATGGTTTATCCTTGGATTTAGTACGGCCGTTGGGGAGAGCCCAAGATAATGAAATTCTACCTCCCGATGAAGAACTTCTTCGTCAGAAGCTTAGGGCTACTTTAAGACGGGCGCAGGAAATAAGCTCTTTAGGTGGGCCAGTTATACGGTTCCGGGAAGTTGAACGTATAAAGTACTTGTTAACCCATGGCTATAGACGCCTATATTACTGTTATGGTACTACAGGCCAGTCCTTGGCTATACTACCTGATGGTAGTGTTTATCCTTGTGCCTCTTTGAGCGAGTTACCGGATTTTTACTTGGGTAACATTATGGACCCCCATTTTTCCCTGCTACAGGCAGTCAAGGGGAAGCCGTGGTGGCAGCGGAAGGTCGAAAATATGGAAGGCTGCCGGGACTGCCCGGATAAACTCCTTTGTGGTGGAGGGTGTCTAGCCCGCGCTTATGCTTATACTGGACGGGTGGATAGGCCTTACCGGGGAGATTGTGTATTAAGGAAGGTCTTTATAGAATGGGCCTTACTCAGTGCTCAACGGTAA
- a CDS encoding ABC transporter substrate-binding protein → MINPCGFNDKFIRKPKPQFPHRLNLFLLSFYILLITFFALSFLNGCGTKKEASAPVEALNLKYATGFKIEKLPGGYQKITDGESRTLLLVPQGKKPPAEYKDLPAIYTPVKRVAVFSTTDAALLKALGELDSIVGVTSKKEEWYIDKVKEGLERGTITYLGSSMAPDYEKIKALKPEVVFIYTGAMGGSEIVKKLDELGIPYAVNNSWLEKEPLGRLEWIKFMAAFYNKGQEAESYFEDAVKKVESLKGKVGSGQRPKVVWGSIFKGKVYVPAGGSYVARMIDLAGGDYVFKDLEADKGGSVTISLEEFYARSKEADIFIYASSPNYGISSLEKLVQQGPVLADIKPVKENKVWAFQPWYYQSLDKTAEQIEDLAAILHPASFAGYQIKHFLLLPPK, encoded by the coding sequence ATGATTAATCCCTGCGGATTTAATGATAAATTTATCCGGAAGCCTAAGCCCCAATTTCCCCATAGATTAAATTTGTTTCTCCTCTCTTTCTATATTTTACTTATTACATTTTTCGCCTTAAGTTTTTTAAACGGTTGTGGAACAAAGAAAGAAGCTTCTGCTCCGGTGGAAGCGTTAAATCTTAAGTATGCCACCGGATTCAAAATAGAAAAGCTACCTGGGGGATATCAAAAGATTACTGATGGCGAAAGCCGGACTTTACTTCTAGTGCCTCAAGGGAAGAAGCCGCCGGCCGAGTATAAGGATTTGCCGGCGATATATACGCCGGTTAAGCGGGTAGCGGTGTTTTCCACTACAGATGCCGCCTTGCTTAAGGCGCTGGGGGAACTGGATAGTATTGTAGGAGTAACCAGTAAAAAGGAAGAGTGGTACATCGATAAAGTTAAAGAGGGCCTCGAACGAGGTACTATCACTTATCTTGGAAGCTCTATGGCTCCAGATTATGAAAAAATAAAGGCCTTAAAGCCGGAGGTTGTTTTTATCTACACGGGAGCTATGGGAGGTTCGGAAATTGTAAAAAAACTGGATGAGCTAGGTATACCTTATGCCGTAAACAATAGCTGGTTAGAGAAGGAGCCCCTAGGGAGGCTAGAATGGATTAAATTTATGGCTGCATTTTACAACAAGGGCCAAGAAGCCGAAAGTTATTTTGAAGATGCAGTTAAAAAGGTAGAAAGCCTAAAAGGAAAGGTTGGTTCTGGACAGCGGCCGAAGGTGGTGTGGGGAAGCATCTTCAAGGGTAAGGTATATGTACCCGCGGGTGGTTCCTATGTAGCCAGGATGATCGATTTAGCAGGGGGCGATTATGTCTTTAAAGATCTAGAAGCTGATAAGGGAGGTAGTGTCACCATTAGCCTGGAAGAATTTTATGCCCGGAGTAAGGAGGCCGATATCTTTATTTATGCTAGTAGCCCCAATTACGGAATTTCTTCCCTGGAAAAACTTGTACAGCAGGGTCCGGTGCTAGCGGATATAAAACCTGTGAAAGAAAATAAAGTTTGGGCTTTCCAGCCTTGGTACTATCAGTCCTTGGATAAAACCGCTGAGCAGATAGAGGATCTAGCCGCCATCTTACATCCTGCAAGTTTTGCTGGCTACCAGATCAAGCACTTCTTGCTGCTACCACCTAAATGA
- a CDS encoding FecCD family ABC transporter permease, protein MRSFINPWLKYWFIFLAFVGLLCLIFFLNIALGSVSISLGEVVRILGEGPTGKGVNTAVIWEIRFPRTLGVIIGGASLATSGLLLQVFFRNPIVEPYVLGVSSGATLMVALTMLTSLSLGMTRFSPLFLSGAALTGALGVMVLVMILAARVQNIITLLVTGLMMGYLCSAITTILVALAEKERLHGFVLWTLGSFSGFTWQQVYLLVMVAVPLLAFSFFLGKPLNAFLLGENYARSMGVSIKALRVTIVVLASSLTGAVTAFAGPVAFIGLAVPHLARLLLGSSDNRILLPAVVLLGAVVTSLCDLLARSILSPVELPVSALTSFFGAPLIVSLLLKRRTAL, encoded by the coding sequence TTGCGAAGCTTTATTAACCCATGGCTTAAATACTGGTTTATTTTTCTAGCCTTTGTGGGCCTCTTGTGCCTTATCTTTTTTTTAAATATCGCGCTGGGTTCAGTTTCTATATCCTTGGGAGAAGTGGTCCGCATCCTTGGAGAGGGGCCAACGGGAAAGGGGGTAAATACAGCCGTAATCTGGGAAATCAGGTTTCCCCGGACGCTAGGTGTTATCATTGGGGGAGCCTCCTTGGCTACCAGCGGCCTACTCCTCCAGGTATTTTTCCGCAATCCTATAGTGGAGCCCTATGTCCTAGGGGTTTCGTCTGGTGCCACCCTGATGGTAGCCTTAACTATGCTTACTAGCCTTTCCCTAGGGATGACTAGGTTTTCCCCTTTGTTTTTAAGCGGAGCAGCTTTGACGGGTGCTTTGGGGGTCATGGTGCTAGTTATGATCCTGGCTGCGCGGGTTCAAAACATAATAACCCTTTTAGTTACTGGTCTTATGATGGGCTACCTGTGTAGTGCAATAACTACCATCCTAGTTGCCCTGGCCGAAAAAGAAAGGCTACATGGTTTCGTGTTATGGACTTTGGGGAGTTTTTCGGGTTTTACTTGGCAACAGGTCTACCTTCTGGTGATGGTTGCCGTCCCTTTGTTAGCCTTTTCATTTTTTCTAGGTAAACCCTTAAATGCCTTTTTATTAGGAGAAAACTACGCCCGCAGTATGGGAGTAAGTATCAAGGCTTTACGGGTAACCATAGTAGTCTTAGCTAGCTCCCTCACAGGTGCTGTTACTGCCTTTGCTGGGCCGGTGGCCTTTATCGGCCTGGCTGTTCCCCATCTGGCCAGGCTTCTCTTAGGCAGCTCCGATAACAGAATCCTTCTCCCTGCTGTAGTTTTACTTGGCGCAGTAGTTACTAGCCTCTGTGATTTGCTGGCCAGATCAATACTTAGCCCTGTAGAATTACCCGTAAGCGCCCTGACTTCTTTTTTCGGCGCACCTCTAATAGTAAGCCTTTTGCTTAAAAGGAGGACGGCTTTATGA